GCCTCGTGTATCATCAGCCTCTTGTGCCTTCTCTTGATGCTCAATGCCGGAAATGCTATCAACACGCCCCGCAACTGCAACGAGATGTACAAGCTTATCTTCTACATCTCGAATCAGTTCATTTACTCTAGAAATTACTTGACCCGTTAAGTCCTGGTAGCCTTGTTCTAGAAGAATCGTATTTAGATTTGAATGCAATGTGGTAGCGCTTTCGTCAGCGTACGACAAAAAAACGTCGATTCGCTTATACAAATCTCGAAATTCTTGCGGCGATAAATCCCGTTGAATTAAGCGTCCCCAATCTTTTCGTAGCTCACGCGCCTGTTTTTGCAGCTCACTGGCAACTGGCACACTACTGTCAACCATGTCCATGGTCTTATTGGCAGCTGCACTAGTTGTTTCAATAACATAGGTCAGTCGATCGGACGCATCCGTTATCTTAGAAGAACCTTCTGACTCTTCATTAACAACCAAGTCCATCGAATCAATTTGAAAATCACGAATAGCATCATGCAGACTTCGCGTTAGGCATCCCACTTCGTTATAAAAGCTGTTATGTCTAGCTTCGCTTAACTCTTGGATAATCTTTATCGCACCACTGAAATCACCGACTTCAATATGGTTCAAAAGTTCTACAGCGCCATCTTTTACTTGTTTTTCAAAATCCACTAGTCCAGATCCCAATTTATTTGACATCTAAATATCCCTATTTGGCAGCATCGATTCGTTCGAATATCTTCTCAATTTTTTCTTTCAGTGCTACGGCTGTGAAAGGCTTAACAACATAACCATTCACACCAGCTTGTGCTGCCGCAATGATCTGGTCACGCTTTGCTTCTGCCGTTACCATTAATACTGGGATACTTTTCAACTTCTCATCAGCCCGAACGGCACGCAATAGCTCAATACCCGTCATTCCGGGCATGTTCCAGTCCGTTACGAGGAAATCGATTGTACCAGCTTGAAGTATTGGTAA
The window above is part of the Marinomonas sp. THO17 genome. Proteins encoded here:
- the cheY gene encoding chemotaxis response regulator CheY, translating into MDKNMKILIVDDFSTMRRIIKNLLRDLGFTNTVEADDGTTALPILQAGTIDFLVTDWNMPGMTGIELLRAVRADEKLKSIPVLMVTAEAKRDQIIAAAQAGVNGYVVKPFTAVALKEKIEKIFERIDAAK
- a CDS encoding protein phosphatase CheZ; the encoded protein is MSNKLGSGLVDFEKQVKDGAVELLNHIEVGDFSGAIKIIQELSEARHNSFYNEVGCLTRSLHDAIRDFQIDSMDLVVNEESEGSSKITDASDRLTYVIETTSAAANKTMDMVDSSVPVASELQKQARELRKDWGRLIQRDLSPQEFRDLYKRIDVFLSYADESATTLHSNLNTILLEQGYQDLTGQVISRVNELIRDVEDKLVHLVAVAGRVDSISGIEHQEKAQEADDTRGHGPSINKQNNPEVLNSQDEVDDLLSSLGF